One Danio rerio strain Tuebingen ecotype United States chromosome 7, GRCz12tu, whole genome shotgun sequence genomic window, AGATTTATTAGTTTGCCCGTTGACACTCAGTCTAGATTCATTTTGAAACTAACCCTTATCAGTTCGTAGCTTTCCCCATTAATGTGCTTCATCATGACGTGAGCAGACAATTATGCATAACTACATCCTTGGGACTATAATTAGGCTCCCTCATGGTAGGCATTTGCAAAACCATTGGCAAGAATATATATTCGTTCATTCAGCTAATTTATCACAATCAGAGTATATAACAATGTCTCATCATCACCAATGCTCCGTTGGATATGTGAGACTATGTTAATGCATTCCACACACTCTTCTCGGATCCTGTCTAGATTTTGGAATGTTTCATTTTGcattcataatgttttttttttcatgtgtcatttttttttttcattttgctcAAACATGAGATGATTGTTAACATAGTTTGATAACATTTCTGTCTATTTTTGAGGAAAACAGTCTCTAAATACATTTAATGAGTAACATACATGTTGAATACAAAATCCATAAAGCCTTCCTTTGAGATATTTTTTCTgtgatgtttaacatagcaaggacattttcacatatttttttatttattttttcttctgtagaaaggcttatttaaattattttggctggaatgaaagtatttttttagttttaaaaaatatttttaaggtcaatattattagaaatattattagaaacaaaataaatagcaGTCAtttgcctacttaacctaatcTGCCAAGTTAAATgaataacctaattaagcctttaaactgcactttaagctacTACAAGTATGTATCTTGCAAAATTACTAACAACTAACCAAATTGTATGTTCTGTCATTGATTAAAAATTATGATTAAAAGTGTGTTCTCCACATTAAACAGCATTTGGAAAACATATTaagagtaataaaaaaattataataattaaaaaaaatttaataaaaggtCTAATTGTTGACTTCAGCTGCACATTAATTTCCTGATATCTCAGGACATTTCacgttgttttattttttataaataattggtCCAGATTAGATTTATTCTAGTCATGTGTGAAAGCGGTTGCATTAGTTCTGTTGACTGGAAAAACGTCCTCATCATTTGTTTCTACAATCACAATTTACTGCATTAAGATGACTACTGTTCATTTGTTTACTAACTTAGAATTaccaaaacacaggaaaacatgtTTCACTGACCCGTCTAATGGCATTTAACTgtaatttaaatatgtttggatATTCAAATCACATTCTGGTGATGTGACTCTTCCTTACTTCTCTTATAAACAATGTGAAATAGAGCAGATTAATTCAATTACTCTTAACTTAAAGCTCATTTAATTGACTATTCCATTCCGTGACGATAAGTCAAAGCTTTTTGTCTTATAAACGTTTGTTTATATAAGACCGAACATATGAAGGATTTAATTGCCACAAATTTTCCTATTAAATAAGTCTTGTCACATATAATTGTAAGGGCCCATTAACAACAAAGGCCAATAGTGATTacaataattatttcattatttacaaaTGATTCAATCAGGATTTAGTAGTTTTAAAAGGCTACAAATAGAAGGCAAAACAGACCAATATAGATTAAAATTTTAGACATTAAACTGAATTCTTGGATGaatactatttatatatatatattttttcagtagtAGTTAAGGATATCTACTGGTTATATCCACATAAATGCAACAACAAGAACTGAAATTAGATGCCATGATTCTTTCAATTCCTCTCCTCTTTAAAGCATCTTATCTACACAAAAGCTTTTTTGTACTGGCTTTACATCATATAGTAGAATGTTTGCATCCAAACATCTTACAAGACAACTTTAATCCAAGGCTTTTTGTGTTTTTCCATCTTTCGAGATCAAAATCTACATAGTGTTGACTTCACAGGTTGTGACGTGGCAGTAGACCACAGTAACCGATGACAAGATGATGTGTCATGATATTCATGAGACTGTATGTTCTTCTCATATttagattacattacattttccCACTTTGGTATTTGATATTCTTCTTTGTTGGACTTTTTGGAGATCAAAAATAGAAAAGCTGATTTTAAGATTTCCCTCTCCTTGCTTTTTTATCTCTCTTCACCTGCATGTGAAAGTTCTCTTTGTTTAGCTTCCATCCCATTTTCACTGAGGCCAAAGGCAGATATACTGATGGATCTCCTGCATATTCTACATAACTAACCCAGTGAGATaagatacaaaataaaaaattgcatggGATGACAATCGATTTAAAAAATGTCATCTCAATCTGTAGCTGACATTCAATCAGTTTCTTGTTATTTCCTCCTCTCACATCAAGCTCAGGCCaggtttggaaaaaaatatatatatactttgcttatttaaaaaagaaagttctCTGATTCTGACCGCCTCTTTTTGTTTGTAAAGAAGCAAAtaatttcttctgaaaaaaaaaaaaacacaaaatattttagagTGTGTATTATGAAATACTGAGGCATTTTAATGAGCgttcattaatttaatttcttaaatatatatttcaaggGACACATTATCCATGTTCAATTAACAAATGGAAATAATCTAAGCAGTAAAAGGTCAATAATAACTTAATctaaattcatgtttttaatcactATTTACAAAAAAAGGACATTAACCAATAGCATTAAACTTTcttaagaaacaaaacaaaaaacatacatacaaaagCTTTATAGCTTTACAATGGATTCTGCTGGGATCACTGCAACTGGAAATATATGTTATGTTTCTGGATTCacacatttcataaaaaaagtGTATTCTGATATGATTGTATTTTAACTGCAGATCAGTGTGATCTTCGGTAACAGACAGATCTTCATATTTTGGcttaattaaaacatttccatTTTGAGTTAGGTGGAGGTCTGAGGGTTCGGTTTGCGGGATAGTTTTGGGCTTTTAGTGGCCTTGCGTGAAATTTGGGGACTGGAGGAGTTGTCTGCAATTCTCCGTTGTAGCAGCGGGCTGCTGGAGCCCTTGGATCGAGACGGAGTCTGAAGGGTTTCTGGGGTTTTGAGAGATCTGAGGTTTAAGAGTCCACAGAAGTAATTACACTGATGCTGAATCTGGAACTGCTCAAAAACCCGTAGATTAGCTTCACAGGGAAAACCCTGATACCTGTGTCAAAgtaaaacaacatgaaagcatcgtGAAATCACACCATAATATCAAAGCTtttcaatatactgtatataatgtttaaattatttttaataatgtttaaaaactatttaaaatattttaatgtgtatgaaataatgttttttgtgtgtctttTAGTCTTTCATGTGCACCAAAACACAAGAAAAGTAGTAATTTCGACTTAAAGACTTATTTCTCCCAAAAGTTATCAAGACAATGTACAAtgtatttctcagcttttatttacatatgaacaaaatcttaagtcagaatttgccaggggggtgaataatttcGAGCTTGACTTTATATTTGTAGGAAAAGCCAAAATGACAAACTTTGGCAGATCCATTGATAAATGCATTCTCAAGAAGGTGTAGAAAAAATTGTATGCAACTGCAAGAACAAGTAAACGATGTCTGCATAagtgatattattattgttaaaaaccTTGAAATGTcatgttctgattggtcagacgttctgactgaccaatcagaatcaagtatctTTACAAGCCATTTCAGATAAAtcaatctaaatgtatatttgtcATATTTATCACCTCATCTGTCAACATATTGCAGAGTTTGTTTGAACATATCCTTATTATTTTGATCAGATGCTTTCTTAGCtgaaatttctgttgtttatTCAATCCGACTTTTAAAAGTACTACAGTAACACATACTCACCCCTTTGACCTGACTGCTACTCCAATGTTTGTCAGTATTGTGTCAACTCCTGCagcatattaaaaaaacaaaaaaatcattttcaactaAAACTAGCTATAAACCATGCAGAATAATTAGACTGGTATAATAATTTTACCCTCAAGTCTTGAGAACAGCACATTTCCGCTGGTCCACTGGTGGATCCAGTGCTGGAGAGATGAGCACTTTTGTCCCACCTCTGACTTCTCATTGATTACCAGTGATCCACTGCGATCCAATCCACAATATCGCACATAGACCCCTTTAAGCTCTGCCTCCACTGTTGCATAAGGAACACTGCTTGCTGGCCAGTACGTGAAGTAGAGAGGAATTACCCTGAAAAATACACATAGTGACAGTGACAAAACATGATGTGGAATCAACTAGTATCCTATGCTCTTAGACCTTGATGTACTGTGATAAAACAATATCATTGCTGAggctacactgttaacaatttcctgtaaaatctacagtaacttacttgcAGCGGTTCGCCAgtgacttactgtaaatcaattacagcaaaagcactgtatttacattcacagcACCACTTATCATGCTGTATACGTATTTAGAGTATAACGTATGTGTATCTTTGCTGTAaattatacagtaattttcacaatgcaactttaaaacttattttatttgtttaattagcagggacagtgtacattaaataagcatttctgcaaatgcaccagaaatagccagaaggctatttttcatctgttgtccctgaaacagcctaaaaaacaatacaagaattatacaatcaatcaaacagAGTTAAGAAGTACTAAAATAGACATAGttatgtagatgttaataaaaaatgaatatatgtatatacaaattaaactaaaacaccAACATTTTGTAATAGAGATAACAATAGTTGACTGACACATTTAAAGAACAGATCATTAAGAGGCACAAATGGAAACATGCTAGGTTCATTCTAATAAAGATGATGACACGCCTGATTCTCTACAAaccagatttttaaatgttttttgaatatATTAAAGGAGTTTATATCTCTGATGCTGCCAGCGATAGAATTCCGCTCTTGTGCAGCTGTAACTGAAAAGGCACCCTGACCAAAGGTACTTTTCCGGAGTGGGACAATACAGTCTCCTCGGGCTGCCCCCCGTGTTGCTCTGTGTGTGGTGTTCCTGATGTTTACAAACTGACTGAGAGGTGGGGAGGACAGACCATGAATGATTTTATGCAACAGACAAATGTTTGAATACCTAATGACAATTTTACAAAATAACAATTTATCTTTTTGTAAAACGTTACAATGATGATGTCTTCGAGGCTTTTTATCCAgtattttatttgtctgtttgttaaGTGACTCTGGGTTTTAGTGATGTTTTGTTTGCCTGTGACCAGGTTGTTAGACAGTAGGTTATatgtaaaataatcattaaatgcATGAATATTTTAACTGCCGGCCGTGATAAATGTGACCTTATGAACCGGAAATTAGATATATTAAATTTAACACGGTTACATACCTTTTTAATTTGtgatttaaaagttaatttagagTCAATTTGGACCCCAAGATATTTAAATTGAGTTACAAttcagtaacatactgcatatttgtcctacagtaaaatacagttcatatatacagttaaatattgtgtaatttacaaaaatagtgTAGAGAAAAACAAATCTGGCTTACTCCAGCACTCCACCAAAGCTCTCTATCACCCTCGTTTCTGCAGCAAAGATTTTGAAATACTCTCTGGCCAAGTTCTGAATACGACACTCCTATAAATGACAAGCATGTTagtaaaaagtttgaaaatgttTGAAATTTACCATTTGTAAAACCTTCTGTCACCTGTTTTGTGATTTGGAGATTCCTTTCAGCCAAAACTATCTCCTCTCTGCTCTCATATGCAATTGGGCTCCGCACTTTCATAAAACACGAGCTGCCTGACTCAAACACAGGATCTAACCCATAGATGACTTTCAGGCGTCTGGTTTTGTGTTCGCATCCCAGTCCAACCTGAGCTTCTTCTGTTGTGACGCGGCCATAAAACTTTGAGCCCCAGCCGCCTGCATCGGAAAGACCTTTACTGAAGATTAGTGGAGTCATCTCAATCTCCTCCCCAActgcgtatgagagagagagaaatggtaAAAGAGACAATGAGATTTATTGTGTATATTCACAGAGTGAGTGCAAAAAAGAAGACTGAAAAGCACTATGCAGTTTTTATTACCTTCCTGGTGCTCCTCACGCACGAACATATTAGAAAGAACTGTCAAGATGTAACAgacaacagaatttttttttaaacttctgcTCTAAAAAATCTGAAAGAACTGTTTCTAATTGGTATTTTTCACACAGTAGAAAGATAAGAAGAACATATATTACATTCTGTGCTGAGATGGTACTCTGTGGAGTCTTTGCCATATTCGTTGGTAATGGTGCATCTGTAGACTCCACTGTCTCTTTTGGACATCTTTATAATAGCTAAGCACACTTGAGCCTCATCTCCTGCactagaacaaaaaacaaaacaatataccaGCTGAGTACATCGATATGTTCAGCTTTACAATAATACACCTCTTGTTATTGAACAATTAGCCTTTGTGATATGTAaaatttgtacattaaaatacataaaactagCTTTTATTTGAGGTTAATGGAATAATACAccctattttctttttttttcattaataaccATCCAGAAAGTGTATAATTTgcctacttttttatttaaatatactcCTGTTGTCACTATTATAGTGGTATGCAGGTTTGCACTGTATGTCACACAACTCACTTATTAGAGTCAATTGTACATGTAAATTAGACCAAGATACGCAGTTGTAGCTGATGTTTCTCATTGGTCATGATAAACAGGGAAAAACATGGCAAACGTTTaggcattttttgtttatttattttaaataagaaataagaaGTTATCCATTTTGAATTTTGTCCTATTAATGAAcaatccattaaaataaatttatttcaatTAGGCAATAGTTCACAAATACTCATGGCAACAGATTGTTCCTATAAGTCTTTTGGAACTGAATTACTAAGAGAACAGATTTTTGAGTATTTTGATatccttaaattgtttttttttttattagactaGTGATTTACACAAATTCTTGCATATTTTTTAACTGGACTAGTAATTTATACAGATTGCATGACATTTTGTTTGCTTCCAAGGACAGCTCCATACAAAGGTGTTTTCTTGGTATGATATCAGACATGAGTTTTCTCATATTTACTGCAAATTAATAACCCatagtaaattattaattaattttagattGATAGACTCAAATACATCAGAAGACAGTAAGTAAAATTATTTTCTGCGGGACACCACTAGGGGTCAGTGAAACTCTaggaaggtttttatttttattttttatttttattgcattataaCACAATTACAATGAGGCAAAATTCGAATAACAACTTTCATATACATTTATagaacagagcacaaataataaaatcaataaaatagtaATACAAAAAGATACACTTAAACCATAGAATAGACACAGAAACACAACTACACTTACACCGGCTCttctattaatttaaatttatttcaataaaCTTTACAGTCTTCTTTCACATTTTGATTGTATCAACTTTAAAGATTTACTTTATGGCCAAAAATTCATTTTACTAAAAATAGTGGTTTTGTTTTAGGGCACttgcatttatgaatataaaatttcCCCAAAATTAGAATATTGTTCAATACAAATTGAATATTAACATCTTTCCCAAATAAAccaaagaaaatattatttttagaaaataggGAGGACAACTTGAAAGAAATCTTTAACCACTCGAATGACTCAGACCAAAAGGTTCTGCTATtaaacattcaaaaaataaatgtgcAGTCGTTTCAATCTCAACCTCACAGAATGTACAATTGTTGTGAACAAAATTAAATCTATGTGTAAGAAACTCTGAAGATGGGTAaatatcatgatttttttttttgagaggtaGCTTTAGCTTTGAGAGGTATTGGGAAAACTCTAAGAGGGTGTACATTACCTTCTTTTTATTTCAGCGATCTCCACTTCATCCTTAAACCACCTTATGGTTGAGTCACTTACTATGTTGAAAAACTGACACCAGAGTTTCAGATGTCCAGAGGCATCAAACACCTCTGGTCGGATTTTGCGGATAACCTGAGGAACTGCAGGGAAGAGTAAAGAAGTAGATATATAAGACAAAACAAAacggcaaaacaaaacaaagcaccaTGACTACGAGTTTGATACACAAGGAATGCAAGGTGCACCCAAAATGCCTGAATGTAAATTTAGCAAAATTTGACTTGATTTATGGCTGTTTGTCAcattattgtatgtttttttcaaGTATTCAAGCATGCTGTTAAAGGGGTatttgcacacagacttttattttcagtcagccagccacaGGTCTTCTGGTGAATTCCCATACAAAATCgctgcgtttaagatctgatttcttaaaaaaaaaacagccatcttCTCTTCCTGGCTGAGAAAAACCAcagcattaaataatatttttctgcaccatgtctttacaatatagaaatacattttaccccagtattttcaataaaatttttGCACTCGCCTAATGGCGCCTGTGTTTGATCGGTCTTTCAAATCTTTTACatttgaacaactaaattaattagACAAAAAGTCtgtttaattaattgtatttcattaacatTACAACATCTATGCTGAAAAAGAagcttatgaaattgaaaatagtcacttaaacctttcaccagaagttcattattggctgaaaaacacaagCATTTTTGATCAGAGAATTCAGCTCTTCTATCAGTTGTGAACTATTGTTTACAGTGATTTTTATAGCCTCACTGCTGTAAGTGTGTGTTCAGCATCTATTCCATCCCATCTTTACCTTTGAACTGATTTTCTTTGTCTTTCTCTGTTGATTTAGGCTTGCCGTTCTCAATTCCCACAGGTTTTGGCTGGTCATTCAGGACAGTCCTCCTGGTGAGGCGAGGGGACTGCGTTTCCAATGATGTCATCAGTGGTGAGGTACTGACTGATTGTGATGTAGATGCAGGTTGTGATTTCAATTTGTCCCCCTGAAATGTATCCATATTTGCTTCTTCAATAAATTTGGCCATTCCTGTTTCACTTTTGTCTGTTTTAATCTTGGGGAATGATGTGGTTTGATCTGTGCTGGTGGTAAGTTCACTCTGGGTAGAGTTGAACACCCGATTGCCTGTATTATTCAATGGGATTTTAACTTTGCAAGTTTCAGTGTGTACTTCTGCAGAACTGACTTCTTCCTCACGTTCATTGTTGTCTTTATAGTTTGTATGAGGTGCTGCGGTGAACGTAGAACATCGGTTTGACACCTCAAGCTCAAATGCAGCTGACCTCAATAGTTTTATGAAGGAGCCAGGATCAGTTTTAAACGTAAGATCTGTTTTTGTAAGATCACTGGTTTCAGTTAAATCAGATTCGTTTGACTTTATGCATCTGTCAGCATTTGGATTTTGGATAGTGTCGTCTTTTTGTGTGGTAAAGTCTGATGCAACCTTTTCAGAGGAACGATGATTTAATAATACTTGAATTGGATTTTCTTGACTTAGTAGTGGTTGATCAGGCTTGTTGACTTCAGAGACTTGTGAATTCTGCGACAGATCAAACTTCTCATTATGCAGACTTTCAGATTCAATAACGGCTGTGGTTTCGTTAATGCTGTCTGTGCGATTGGAAGTATTTGTCACATTAGAGGTTACTGCATTTACTTCAGTTCTCATTTCAACAGTGCTATTTTGAGATGTGCTATCTACATCTGTAATATATATTGCAGGAATGGTAAATTCTGTGGCTGAAGCTTTTGAATGTTGGGAGAGGAATGTAGAGGGTCCAGAATGATCATTAGCTTTTTGTATAGGGTAACTTTGTATCTCTTTATAAGTTTTTTGGGGTGCTTCAGATGTGGTTGCATTAGACTGTTCCTTTATGTTCATTTTAACAACGTTGTCTGTAGCTATAGGAGAAGATCTCTGAAGTTCTCTGTCATTAGTTTCTTTGATTGAAGACCCATTCATGGTCTGTTGTTGAATTACATCTGAGCAAATTTGTGCAGATTCTGCAGCAATGTCTTTAATAGTGGAATGGTTTGATTTTGCTGTCAACTTCTCTTTAGAAGTGCTGCTCTGCACATTTGAGTTGATCTCATTTTCGTCCATATTTTGTTGAGATGCAGGTCTTGTTTCACTATTGGGTTTATCTGACTCTTTAATGAGTTGGTTTTCAGCTTTGCTTTCCTTCTTACAAGTGTTGGTTAATGTTTCATCTCCTAATGAGGGACTCATTGCTGTGGGAACTTGGCCGTTTTGGAGCTTGTTTGAAACATGACCTGAAGAGATTTTGTCACTCGGCTGAGTGTTTTGAGGCCCAGTGACAAGTGTACTGCGCTTTGTTGATGCCGCAGACGGGTCACCTGCTGTCAGCTTCTGTTCCTGTAATGCACTGGCACTGACATTGGCACCTGCAGTGGCCTGGTGCATCAATGTGGGTTGCTCTTTTAACTCCTTGGCTACTTCCTTATGAGTTAGAACATCTTCATGAGTTAGTGGCTCTGTGGGCTTGGTTTGAGTATCAGCTACAACCTGAAATcataaaagtatatttttatttttagaaactttAAGGGAATAGTTTGGCCAACATTGAAAACTCTATGAAAGTTTAATAAGACAAAAGAATGTTTCTATTTGAAGACTATATtccatctgcttgttaagtgtgtgtgacgtcatgcgaagtgGTTTCCAGATgcaagcgctctatcaaactgtatggggcaCTCAaccgatgataataataaactttacaaAGATATACTACTTTTGAAAATCCcaatcaaaatatataaatagggAGTTTGAGCTAGGGTTCTTAGAaaggaaggaggagtaggggtggatgtTGGGATACTTCAAAACGAAGATACCATGTAAGATATTATGGTTATTTGAACTTAGAATTGACTGATTGGTGGATTGTGTATTCGCTAATGCTGGACCAgcctgtgttcaatcataattttacagttaaactattgtcatttatttttaagcattttaaaatgtaaattattactGTCATACATCATTTTCAGCATGATTATCTTCATTGTCATATGACCCATCAAATATCATTGCACTGTGCTGATTTGATTTAGGGCTGGACGaataatcgaaaagtaatcaaaatcgacattcaAAACCTATAATCCATAACATTTTTCCAGGtcgatttttttcaattacttttcctaCTGCATTTGGGGTCACATGTCCCCACTCTGTTAAGCCTTTAAGACAGCATTTTTtcctttataataaaattattatttacagtaaaatatttgtttacagaaaatGCAAAAAATGCAGGGGTTATTTTATCTAAAAGAGATACTGctgatttttttacttttaattagaaaaacattaaaatatatattttttccaaaagtgaaagctatttatttatttatgagtaAAAATGTGATTATTTGTTTTAGGTAATGTGTATTTTAATTTCCATTGTTCAGCATTAATGTCCAATAAATAATCAAAGAtaatagatagtgtgtgtttacttTTTCTACTGCATTTGGAGTCACATGAGTTGTctaaaatttcagatgttcaataatcAAGTTATGAATTTCAAAAttcttattaaaaataagaaattaaaattcaaaacaatttttaacGGAATACAGATATTTAGAATTATGCAGTtgcaattgtcaataattcagtttaacacaattcacattcagattgttttggcatattattagctccatatatGTGAAGGCTGCGCCGTCCGTACACATGCATGCGCTTGGCAGAAGTATAATATCATAAAAAAATAGATTGATTATAGGTTTGATTAATCGCCCACGCCTAGTTCCACTCACTTAAGTAGTAGtttacccaaaattgaaaattctgtacCTAACAGAAACTGGTTATACCCAACCAATTtgagctttttcttctttttgtcaaacacaaaagaaaaacaaagatatTTCTCATACAACATGATTAAACCAGATGCTCTGTTTCGTCTGCACTGTACTAATGCCAGATCCCCGACCACTGTAAATCTGCAGGGAGATTTTGCTTCTTAGCACTTGAGTCATTAATCTAAAATCAACAGAACATTGTGTTAGCAGAACATCTTCAATATTAGCACTTGATTATCTCTCGTTTATCTAGgataaaagaaagaaacagaCAAAATAAGGGGATTCAGCTGTACTTTGTTTGACACACCCATGTATTACATAATCCAAATGCTCTGGAGTAATTATATGATTATTACAAGTTAGAAAGGGAAGCCACCTGTTTTCGGTTGACCAAGTCTGTCTGAGCTTCTTATTTAGCATCCATTGCCTTGGGGAAGCTGTTGCACTGGCCATATGTAGAGAGTATTTTAAGGCTTTATGAGATCAGAGAGGAATGTGGGATATTAAAAGGAGAGCAGCTGGCCTGTCCACAGCACCTACAGCGTGCACAGTAAACTCGTATTTTTGCATCTGCTTTTAACACGTCATGTGAAAACAGGTGATCGGAGACAGCAAACATATGTGATGGATCTCAGGATCAATATACTTTTGTGTTCCCTGAAGCCACAGCGTGCATAGGGGAATACTATTATTGTCTGTGACTCTACTTGTGTGTCATTTCAGATGGGTCTTGTCACATCATCAAAGTTGTGCTTGCGGCTCTATTTATAGTTTATGATTGTGGCTAAGGAGGGGGTATACTGGACTCACTATCACTGGGAACATTACACCCGCATGAGGTCACGGCCAGACCATGAGGAAACACTCACCGAGCCCCGAAGAGGGCGTCCAGATACATTCCTCTCCCCTGTGTCCACATTGACGTCATTCCCGCCACAAGAATGAGGCAAGATCTTCACTCGTGTACCTACTTGGTTTCTATTTCTGTGGTCATCAAAGTCCACGTGCTTGTTGTCTGCATGTCTTAGATTGCCATTCTCTAGCGACTCTTGAAGTTGCGTGTCAGATGATTTAGTTGGGTTTGGATTTTCGACAACCTTGTTTATCTGGTTTGTTGTGGAAGTCTTCAGCAAAGTGTTATTCTGAGTTGGAATGGGTTTTAGGACTTTCTTTGATTCTGAGGCACTTTCTTTGATTGTCTCTGGctgtttatcatttgtttttgtgTCTATTAT contains:
- the alpk3b gene encoding uncharacterized protein alpk3b isoform X1, which produces MSSRRLINRSLSTDGRSYSSGYSDISSQSRRAGCRSYLSSVRSESSYAGHRLSQFKPSRSTLCSVMAQLTEEIQPTFESTLKSKAVSEETNVKFSCVVSGYPVPEVTWYKDDIQLDRYCGLPKYEISRDDKTHTLQIYNCSLDDAAIYQASAQNSRGIVSCSGVLEVGTMSEYKIHQNYFAKLKLRNENRRREQEETRRTGIETVPVSSEHIRMSSPERVQPNCEAHSPSENRGVEVDALGQTPSLGDRLSAPNQESAAVPHGISNSEEITNKEKDRQELTYIHDTVNNATSEQINEHVKKKVKISTERRKENRPNGRREEMVTESGTSVKETEVQMVSETEQRNKMDITDIKQKENLLVKADIGGSEETKKAQCAQIASTIKSRNKIDITNRKKTEEESLKVNKTAIEQSKRGALNSSVTESRNKTVIAKTKTTEKQLVMVNKSALRELKTASDVQMTPETETKSKNYVTNTKIYEKTAVKVNNNASEELKRTQNASAIEPKNKTDITERKTTEKLTEKLNKSVSEELKKVQDVPMTSSRNITDKTDIKQTENPSVNTNKSVSEESKRAQGAQMASVTESRNKMLNKVTKTTEETPVKVNKCASEELEISQSAKITSAMEHGNKVNITDTRKSDKLSANTNTKTSVTEESKNAQDAKIASVIESKAKMDVKDTIKSEKQSVYTDENVSKVSNKAQEAPGASVSAKAKVDITDTKTSEKQPVSTNKQGYGESKTVSGASETSGTATKAKMDKTNTKISEKHSVNPIKQVFGQSKKFQGSPETSVFESETKVDIIDTKTSQKQSVSTNKQGYGESKTVQGASETSVTESKAKVDITKTKTGEKHSVNPNKQLYGQSKKLQGASETSVFKSKTKVDIIDTKTNDKQPETIKESASESKKVLKPIPTQNNTLLKTSTTNQINKVVENPNPTKSSDTQLQESLENGNLRHADNKHVDFDDHRNRNQVGTRVKILPHSCGGNDVNVDTGERNVSGRPLRGSVVADTQTKPTEPLTHEDVLTHKEVAKELKEQPTLMHQATAGANVSASALQEQKLTAGDPSAASTKRSTLVTGPQNTQPSDKISSGHVSNKLQNGQVPTAMSPSLGDETLTNTCKKESKAENQLIKESDKPNSETRPASQQNMDENEINSNVQSSTSKEKLTAKSNHSTIKDIAAESAQICSDVIQQQTMNGSSIKETNDRELQRSSPIATDNVVKMNIKEQSNATTSEAPQKTYKEIQSYPIQKANDHSGPSTFLSQHSKASATEFTIPAIYITDVDSTSQNSTVEMRTEVNAVTSNVTNTSNRTDSINETTAVIESESLHNEKFDLSQNSQVSEVNKPDQPLLSQENPIQVLLNHRSSEKVASDFTTQKDDTIQNPNADRCIKSNESDLTETSDLTKTDLTFKTDPGSFIKLLRSAAFELEVSNRCSTFTAAPHTNYKDNNEREEEVSSAEVHTETCKVKIPLNNTGNRVFNSTQSELTTSTDQTTSFPKIKTDKSETGMAKFIEEANMDTFQGDKLKSQPASTSQSVSTSPLMTSLETQSPRLTRRTVLNDQPKPVGIENGKPKSTEKDKENQFKVPQVIRKIRPEVFDASGHLKLWCQFFNIVSDSTIRWFKDEVEIAEIKRSAGDEAQVCLAIIKMSKRDSGVYRCTITNEYGKDSTEYHLSTEFLSNMFVREEHQEVGEEIEMTPLIFSKGLSDAGGWGSKFYGRVTTEEAQVGLGCEHKTRRLKVIYGLDPVFESGSSCFMKVRSPIAYESREEIVLAERNLQITKQECRIQNLAREYFKIFAAETRVIESFGGVLEVIPLYFTYWPASSVPYATVEAELKGVYVRYCGLDRSGSLVINEKSEVGQKCSSLQHWIHQWTSGNVLFSRLEGVDTILTNIGVAVRSKGYQGFPCEANLRVFEQFQIQHQCNYFCGLLNLRSLKTPETLQTPSRSKGSSSPLLQRRIADNSSSPQISRKATKSPKLSRKPNPQTST